The region CTGGACcgactgctgctggctgatgGTCTGTCCTTGCGGCTgtgctggagcaggagctggctGGGAGGCCAGGATCTTGATGTTACCCTGCGCGGCATCGGCACCGGCACCGACATTCAGGAAGATGGGAAGGGAGCTGTCGGCGGGAGTCTCCGTCTCATAGTTGGTGCTTttcagctcctgctgctcggCCTCCCGCTCGGAGTACAGCCGCTGGCGGTCTTCTTCCTCGATCTTGAGACGTTCGGTCTCGAGGAGGCGCGTCTCCTGGATGAGGCGTTCCTGTTCCCGCAACTGCTCCAGtgcagcctccttctgctccaTCTCTTGCCGCTCCTTTTCCCGCAGCTTCTCGTTGTCCCGCTCGCGCTCCTCGAGGCGAATCAGGTCCTCGATATCGGCCACTTTGTCCTCGGCCTTCAGCTTGGCCTGGCCAAGCAGGATGAGGTGCTGCTCGCGGGCCCGAATAACTTCGGGAGTGTCCTGGATTGGCTGGGGTCCCTGGACGAGGCCAGCCTTCAAATTTGGCAAAGGAGCAAAGGGCGCAATCGGTatcagcggctgctgctgaacATCAATGGGTTGTCTGAGAATGGCCTCGTTGAACTGCTTGAGATGCTCTTCCCGGGCCAACTTTACCTCCGGAGTCTCCTCCACAGGTTGAGGTGACTGAATGGTCTTAATGCTGGCATGGGAAGGAGTGAAAAGATTCTGCTGCAGTACTGGTGTGGTCTTAAGAATGGGTTCATCGGCAGGTTGGCGGAGCAGAGCTTCGTTGAACTGCTTGAGATGCTCTTCCCGGGCCAGCTTCACCTCCTGGGTCTCCTCCACGGGTTGTGGGACCTGCTGATCCCCATAGGTTACTGTCTTGATAGTGGCCTGAGGATAGGTGGCGATGGGTTGCGGCTGCTGAATGCCAGGAATGGTCTTGAGTATGGGAGTCTCGGGCGCAGGGGCAGGTTGACGGAGCAGGGCCTCGTTGAACTGCTTGAGATGCTCCTCGCGGGCCAGCTTCACCTCTGTGGTTTCCTCCACAGGATGGGGTGCCTCATTGGTGGGGCCAGTGTATACGGGAGTCGTAGCAGCCTTCAACAGGAACGGGTTCTGCGGACTAGGAGCAAACTGTCCATAGGAGTGCGTCTGCGGTGTCTCAATGGTCTTCGTGGCCACCAGAGGGTTGGAGCTCTTGATCTggtactgttgctgctggccgtAGATCACTGGGATCGCCTCCTTTTGGGCAGTCTTCACCTGGACGATGTTCTCTTGGGGCTTGAAGTCTGTGTAGTGACCCATAATCTGCTGTGCCTGTTCTGCGCGCAGTACCTCCAGCCGCGCTTCGTTCCAGATACGCAACTGCTCGTCACGGGCACGCTGTACCTCCGGACTGAGACCAGGCACTGCATCAAAGGCCGAGAACTTGACGATCTGCTCGAGGGGCTCGAACTGGGCCATCATTTGGGGCGAGGGCTTCAGTCCCTGGGCGCGCAGGCGCTCCAGTTCGAGACGCATGACGTTGTAGCGCTGCTCGCACCAGGCCCGAAAGAGGGCAGTGTCCTGCTGCTCTTCCGCCAGGCCAGATCGCAAAAGGCTGGGGCTGGCACGGATGCCGTGCAGCGGCTCGGGATAGTTGTAGGCCAGCAGGCGCTCCGCTCCCGTGCCGTCCAGATAGCGGACATAGCCCTGGGCTAGGCCACTTGCCACGGGAAACTCGCCACGGGACGGTGCATAGGCCACCAGCTGAGGATGTGGCTGGGGTTGGATGGTTCTCACCACGGAGAAGGCCTGGACGGAGCCCAGGGCCAGCAGGCCGAGTACGAACAAACGCATCTTGCTCTTGGATTCACTGGGTTCCCAATCAAGGGGATTAGTGACTAGTAGGACTTTTGGGTGCTCCTGGGGCTGCTCCAAAACTTCGCTACTACTTCTGACTACTTCTGCCGGGTTCGGGGGAAGACTGATGCCGTTCTGGCTGAGAGAGGAGGGCTTTTATAGCCACTCCGAGTTCGGCTCAGAGTGGAAAAGAACCGCAAGCCGAGACTGGTTGTGGATGTCCTTGGGAGTGCGCCACCGCCAGATACAGGATGTGTCAATAAATATTCTGTTGCCCCAGGTCGCTGGCGTGTCTCTGGGATTCTTGACTCTTCTTTTATCTCAAACTTAATTGGTCAGAGCCAGAAAGCGTCTGTTACCTGCTCCGTTCCCGTTCCTATCCCAGGACCAGACTTCGTTTCGCGTCTTCCGTTATGTGGCTTGGTTGGGCCCCTCGTTCAAGGTTAGacctgttttatttttagccctGGCTGCTGGGAATTTATAGCCAAGTCCTACCCAAGTGAAGGGCCTTTTAGCCAAGTCCACTGGTCACGCGATCGCCTATCGATTGATCAATGACAGAagctatatgtatattctgaATAATGGtttaaatttgtcaaaagcTTCACTCCCCCTTGCTCTCTgtagatctctctctctctctctctctctctctctctttctctcgttTTCTGGTTGCAGCTTTAACCCCTTTCCGTTCCCTTCCCTTTCAATTGACTGCCAAATAAGGTAAAACAGGAGTTAACTTATTTTTGTACAGTCGCCGTCTGGTCGCGCCTGCATGACGCtttggggagggggaaggAAGCACAGGGAGAACGGAGAACCCACAGCACATAATACCCCCGATATGGCCTCTTCTTTGGGTGCTGTGCTGCTTCCTTCAACCGGTTCGAACTGCGGAGCGGCTTAAATATATTCAAGTTAATTCCAGCCGGCGCCGTTATACGGCCACAATGGAGAGAGAAGCCTTTGGCCGGAGGCAAATGTGCAATAAGGTTACAAAAAATGCCAGTCCGGTATTACAAATTATATCATTTCTCGTATGCATTACGAGTACATGCGAACAAAAAGAGGTCCCAGCCCCACCACATTCTTGTGGTTGAAGATTAACAGCGAATCGGCTTTTTATTGtaatcaaattaaacaaacatcTGTGGAAAAGAGGCTCGATTAGTCTCAAAAAACCAATAACATAAGTTCAAGatgaatttatttataccCGTATAAGGTGGAGGCAATGAATCCTTCGACTGCTCATTGTTTCGATTTATGGATCGAAAAAGGGCTCAACCTCAACATGTTGATTCCATATGCTCTTTGTAGTGTCATTGGCCAAAGCTTCCGATATACTTTGCCAGATTTTTGGTCTTGTATTTGCTCGAATAGTCCAAAGAAACAATCTTCCCCCACCGGCCCAAACTTTTCCTTGTTTCGGAACTATCTCTTGGAGCATTTGCTTATCTTTAGAGGCCTGGTAATCTGCCTCTTCGGGCCATTTTTGGTCATTTATTGATCACATGCTGGCACAATTGTTTGAGTCAGTGGTTCGATTTCTCTGGCAGATTTTCACCAATAAGTCACCTTGGCTTCACTAGGCTCAAAGGTCTTCAATTTTCACACTCTGCAACTCGGACTTGAGGCGCGCTGCTGTGGCTGAGACACATGACATGTGTGGAATACCTCCAGTGCCTCACGTAATTCCCCCCGAGTGGGCCTCAACTTTCACAGCCAGAAACATTTCATAATCTGGCCATTAAGATGGCCAAGAAAGCGTTTCTTGTTGAAATCTTGTTGCTAGGCTAAAATAGGCTGCGGGAGAGCATCTCATCTCATGTCGAATCATGAGTAGATCTCTTCTTGCTCGAACTGACCATAGTCACGTTGGCCCGTTGACTCGACGAGCATGTGACGTACATCTGATGAGAATCCGATGATGATCGGCGTTCGCTGGGGCCCCATAGATACACAGAACTGCTCAGTTCAAACTTTTCGGGGGCAGCGATCTGTGCGCGTGCGTTTGCCCATCAATTGGTACTTTAATTCTTTTGTTGTCCGCGAGAGAGTCGACTGCTATCAATGAATGAAAACGGAGGCACGTCCGCGCTAATTAGAGGAGATCAAAGTGCTCACTGCTGGCTGGCCACGTTTCCGCTTATCTTATCTGGCCTAAACGCTTTAATTTTGCATTCGATTCAGCGCCCATATCTACAGATATCCAGATACCCATCGCAACGAATGTGAGCCGGTGGCGGATACACAATCTACGAATTCTGCATACGGCCCGTGATAATTAGTCCGTAATTAGCGCATTCATTAAGATGTCTGGTGGCTGGCCCTCTCATCACGCCATCTGAGATCTTCCAAACTTTTCCTGAACCACCAGATCGGGGCTTAAGCCAAAAATTCCAGCAGCTAGCGAGAAGCCAAAAGTTTATGGCCAAGAAACGCACTTGAACCGCAGTTCCGGCGAAAACGCTACAAAACGAATACCAAACTTGTCGCCAATGCGTTTTTCGGGTTATTCATGAGGAACGTTGGCCGCATCACGTTGCCCGGCGTCTCTACTCTATGGAGGTCCCAACGACGAAATAACCCAAGACGTCACTGCAGCTGCGtgcaaatttaaattaatttaacagCAAACTCAATAACACAACAATCGACTGAATGGCCGGCAATTCTGCTTTTTTCTCCATactcttatttattttttaatggttAGCCAACGTCCGCCACATATGATCGTATTTTTCCACAAAATAAACAGGAGAAAAAACCCCATGCCCGATGCCCAGTTAACATTTCTGAGCAGCTTATGGAGGATTTTTCGGTGGATTGATCGATTTGAGTGGAGCAGGGCtgggcagggccagggccaggggcaggggcatgggcaggggcgAATACTGACTTGAACTTTAGGCAAAGCTTTTCCTCCCCTCCCCGAATTATTGGAGCCAACAATCAAGGCCATTTATTTTCATGCCCAAATATTCTTTATTTAAACTTTCGCATCCAAATTCGCTCCGTCTTTGACGTCACTTGGCCCCAGCAGAAACTCGTTTCTCTTGGGCATTTCCCCCACTCGCAGTTCCGTCTgaaggagggggaggggggcgaaTAGATCATAATTGCGTTCATGATAAATACATCAATTAGAGCGCCAACGCAATGACCTACACCTGGCACTTGGACACTCGTCACCGACATCGAGATCGGCATCGACAACGACAcggacaacgacaacgaaagCAATCCGTAAACTTCAATCGTCGACAGcagtaaattaatttgcattttacaatTAAGGCCAGCTAATGGAGCTGCCAGATTTTGGGCGTTCTACAGTCCACAGTTAAATCACAGTTAAATTGAGTTGTAACCCCCTCCATTCGCCCCACAGACGGTAGCTGGGTCAGCCTGTCCGGTTA is a window of Drosophila pseudoobscura strain MV-25-SWS-2005 chromosome 3, UCI_Dpse_MV25, whole genome shotgun sequence DNA encoding:
- the LOC4803484 gene encoding uncharacterized protein; the protein is MRLFVLGLLALGSVQAFSVVRTIQPQPHPQLVAYAPSRGEFPVASGLAQGYVRYLDGTGAERLLAYNYPEPLHGIRASPSLLRSGLAEEQQDTALFRAWCEQRYNVMRLELERLRAQGLKPSPQMMAQFEPLEQIVKFSAFDAVPGLSPEVQRARDEQLRIWNEARLEVLRAEQAQQIMGHYTDFKPQENIVQVKTAQKEAIPVIYGQQQQYQIKSSNPLVATKTIETPQTHSYGQFAPSPQNPFLLKAATTPVYTGPTNEAPHPVEETTEVKLAREEHLKQFNEALLRQPAPAPETPILKTIPGIQQPQPIATYPQATIKTVTYGDQQVPQPVEETQEVKLAREEHLKQFNEALLRQPADEPILKTTPVLQQNLFTPSHASIKTIQSPQPVEETPEVKLAREEHLKQFNEAILRQPIDVQQQPLIPIAPFAPLPNLKAGLVQGPQPIQDTPEVIRAREQHLILLGQAKLKAEDKVADIEDLIRLEERERDNEKLREKERQEMEQKEAALEQLREQERLIQETRLLETERLKIEEEDRQRLYSEREAEQQELKSTNYETETPADSSLPIFLNVGAGADAAQGNIKILASQPAPAPAQPQGQTISQQQSVQNGFFLRIHTNQPNAIQSSTAPISGPSIVYTDKGLGNPFLVRYTEQLQQPLQVLPSSSIPIASTGASELELATREHLRAHEIALEQLRLANLGNPWNPDCDH